One Oryzomonas sagensis DNA segment encodes these proteins:
- a CDS encoding 2-isopropylmalate synthase produces MAKAPTKKQKQDDRQLIRIFDTTLRDGEQAPGNSMNIEEKLRVAKQLQKMNVDVIEAGFPIASEGDFEAVKLVAQQIKGPQIAGLCRAGDKDIDRAWEALKHAGDKGRIHTFIATSDIHMQYKLKMEPAKVLAAAIKAVKRAASYTPNVEFSCEDATRTRLPFLAEVVEAVIDAGATTVNIPDTVGYTIPFEYFNIITYLKEHVKNIDRAIISVHCHNDLGLSVANSIAAVQAGARQVECTINGIGERAGNCSLEEFIMALRTRHDILPFTTNVATEQLTPASRLLSNITGIGVQPNKAIVGANAFAHEAGIHQHGMMMDKSTYEIMTPESVGLSASALVLGKHSGRHAFKQRLEELGHDLDDDRLNRAFERFKALADLKKEVFDEDLDAIVMEESREDVKYRLGHITVTCGSFAVATATVQLEIDGEPVRTAELGDGPVDATLKAIKKLTKTKAKLVQYNVGAITSGTDAQGEVTVRVAEGNNVVVGKGSSTDIIEASAKAYVHALNRLNLRQKRLKETV; encoded by the coding sequence ATGGCAAAGGCACCGACGAAAAAACAGAAGCAGGACGACCGGCAACTGATCAGGATTTTTGACACCACGCTGCGGGACGGCGAACAGGCCCCCGGCAACAGCATGAATATCGAAGAAAAACTGCGGGTGGCAAAACAGCTCCAGAAGATGAACGTGGACGTGATCGAGGCCGGATTCCCCATTGCTTCCGAAGGCGATTTCGAGGCGGTCAAGCTGGTGGCCCAACAGATCAAGGGACCCCAGATCGCCGGTCTGTGCCGCGCGGGCGACAAGGATATCGACCGGGCCTGGGAGGCGCTGAAACACGCCGGCGACAAGGGGCGCATCCACACCTTCATCGCCACCTCCGACATCCACATGCAGTACAAGCTGAAGATGGAGCCGGCCAAGGTGCTGGCGGCGGCCATCAAGGCGGTGAAAAGGGCCGCTTCCTATACCCCCAACGTGGAGTTCTCCTGCGAGGACGCCACCCGGACGCGGCTGCCGTTTCTGGCCGAGGTGGTGGAGGCGGTCATCGACGCCGGCGCCACCACGGTCAATATCCCGGATACGGTCGGCTACACCATCCCCTTCGAGTACTTCAACATCATCACCTACCTGAAGGAGCATGTGAAAAACATCGACCGCGCCATCATCTCAGTCCACTGCCACAACGACCTGGGGCTGTCCGTGGCCAATTCCATCGCCGCCGTGCAGGCGGGCGCCCGCCAGGTGGAGTGCACCATCAACGGCATCGGCGAACGGGCCGGCAACTGCTCCCTGGAGGAATTCATCATGGCGCTGCGCACGCGCCACGACATCCTCCCCTTTACCACCAACGTGGCGACCGAACAGCTCACCCCGGCCAGCCGCCTCCTGTCCAACATCACCGGCATCGGGGTCCAGCCCAACAAGGCGATCGTGGGGGCCAACGCCTTTGCCCACGAGGCGGGCATCCACCAGCACGGCATGATGATGGACAAGTCCACCTACGAGATCATGACGCCGGAATCGGTGGGGCTTTCCGCCAGCGCCCTGGTGCTGGGCAAGCACTCGGGACGCCACGCCTTCAAGCAACGCCTGGAGGAGTTGGGCCACGACCTGGACGACGACCGGCTCAACCGGGCCTTTGAGCGCTTCAAGGCCTTGGCGGACCTGAAGAAGGAGGTCTTCGACGAAGACCTGGACGCCATCGTGATGGAAGAGTCCCGCGAGGACGTGAAGTACCGGCTGGGGCACATCACCGTCACCTGCGGCTCCTTTGCCGTGGCCACCGCCACGGTGCAGCTGGAGATCGACGGCGAGCCGGTGCGCACCGCCGAACTGGGCGACGGCCCGGTGGATGCCACCCTCAAGGCCATCAAGAAACTGACCAAGACCAAGGCCAAGCTGGTGCAATACAACGTGGGCGCCATCACCAGCGGCACCGACGCCCAGGGCGAGGTCACCGTGCGTGTGGCCGAAGGGAACAACGTCGTGGTGGGCAAGGGCTCCTCCACCGATATCATCGAGGCCTCGGCCAAGGCCTACGTTCATGCGCTCAACAGGCTGAATTTACGGCAGAAGCGCCTCAAGGAAACCGTCTGA
- a CDS encoding winged helix-turn-helix transcriptional regulator, with the protein MKSANKTQGLDPAYVCGHKDPLAVRELLTKVGDKWTIFLILALAKIHGNRARFSELEKSIPHISQRMLTVTLRNLERDGLVIRELFPEVPPRVEYELTDLGKSLLRPMEVLFDWVSGNWEAVRRSQSAFDTKKS; encoded by the coding sequence ATGAAAAGCGCCAATAAAACCCAGGGGTTGGACCCCGCGTACGTGTGTGGCCACAAAGACCCTCTGGCTGTCCGGGAACTGCTGACCAAGGTCGGCGACAAGTGGACGATCTTTTTGATCCTGGCCCTTGCCAAGATTCACGGCAATCGCGCCCGCTTTTCCGAGCTGGAAAAATCGATCCCGCATATCTCCCAGAGAATGCTGACGGTAACGTTGCGGAATCTGGAACGGGACGGGCTGGTAATAAGGGAGTTGTTCCCGGAGGTCCCGCCGCGCGTCGAATACGAACTCACAGACCTTGGCAAGAGTCTGCTGCGCCCGATGGAAGTGCTTTTCGACTGGGTTTCCGGGAATTGGGAAGCCGTGAGGAGGTCCCAATCCGCGTTTGATACGAAGAAGTCATGA
- a CDS encoding nuclear transport factor 2 family protein, which translates to MPKDKYPHHEALNPFFAVVMEGLHGLVDGDHYFDTIADDAEFEFLYRFPGWPEKIHGRENLIAAYSGYGDNIKVHKGDNLAVHHDREQGVVVLEYQVHGTILRTGAAYDNRFVSIVTIRDRKIVRWRDYMDSLAAWQALGGN; encoded by the coding sequence ATGCCCAAGGACAAATACCCCCACCACGAAGCGCTCAACCCCTTCTTTGCCGTGGTGATGGAAGGATTGCACGGTCTGGTCGATGGCGACCATTACTTCGACACCATTGCCGACGATGCCGAATTCGAGTTTCTCTACCGTTTCCCCGGTTGGCCGGAGAAGATTCACGGGCGGGAAAATCTGATAGCCGCGTATTCCGGCTATGGCGACAACATCAAGGTCCACAAGGGCGACAACCTTGCCGTGCATCATGACCGGGAGCAGGGCGTCGTTGTGCTGGAATACCAGGTTCACGGCACGATCCTGAGAACCGGCGCCGCCTATGACAACCGGTTTGTCTCCATCGTCACCATACGGGACCGGAAAATTGTCCGCTGGAGGGACTACATGGACTCCCTCGCCGCATGGCAGGCCCTTGGCGGCAACTGA
- a CDS encoding FMN-dependent NADH-azoreductase, whose protein sequence is MTKQILVVSASPRGSESASRTIAQKLDARLRKEFPDAQYVYRDLAEDHLPHLDGSTLKAITSQDAKEVEENREAARLSDKLTAELLASDLVVIATPMWNFGIPSLLKAWIDLVVRPGRTFRYAEAGVEGLARGKKAILVIASGGVFTDGPWKPWDYVDPYLRQILKFIGIEDVQTVRVEGLNVPPLVAAAIPNAERAISELALAEA, encoded by the coding sequence ATGACCAAGCAAATCCTTGTTGTCTCCGCAAGCCCCCGAGGCAGTGAATCCGCCAGCCGGACGATCGCTCAAAAACTGGATGCGAGACTGCGCAAAGAATTCCCGGACGCGCAGTATGTCTACCGCGATCTGGCGGAAGATCATCTGCCCCATCTGGATGGCAGCACCCTGAAGGCGATCACGTCGCAAGATGCAAAAGAGGTCGAAGAGAATCGCGAGGCGGCCCGTCTGTCCGACAAACTGACCGCGGAGCTTCTGGCGTCGGACCTGGTGGTCATTGCGACGCCCATGTGGAATTTCGGCATCCCTTCGCTGCTCAAGGCGTGGATAGACCTTGTGGTGCGTCCCGGAAGAACCTTCCGGTACGCAGAGGCGGGGGTGGAAGGGCTGGCCAGGGGGAAAAAGGCCATCCTGGTGATCGCTTCGGGAGGGGTCTTTACCGACGGCCCGTGGAAACCGTGGGATTACGTGGACCCCTATTTGCGCCAAATACTCAAGTTCATCGGCATCGAGGATGTGCAGACCGTTCGGGTCGAAGGCCTGAATGTTCCGCCTCTCGTCGCCGCGGCCATTCCGAATGCGGAGCGAGCCATCAGCGAACTCGCCCTCGCCGAGGCATGA
- a CDS encoding putative Ig domain-containing protein, with translation MDVTALNIDLGVVLFMKSFLVGVVILMCAGCGGTNVEIDTKTLPAATVGTAYYQILISNNGENPYTWSISDGGLPNGLTLSAKGEILGTPTTAGTSTFTVEVSDSSNPVTTCKQTLTIQVSLATLAAGQSITLTTSGETILVPSGTIIRTTGGSTVTVNGDQNAINTSVGSIVSAPTSATGPADNTVIVK, from the coding sequence TTGGACGTCACGGCCTTGAATATTGATTTGGGAGTTGTTTTGTTCATGAAATCTTTTCTTGTAGGCGTTGTAATCCTGATGTGCGCGGGATGCGGAGGCACCAACGTAGAGATTGATACAAAAACGTTGCCGGCCGCGACCGTGGGGACCGCTTATTATCAAATACTTATAAGCAACAATGGCGAGAACCCTTATACTTGGTCAATATCAGACGGCGGTCTACCAAACGGCTTAACCCTCAGCGCAAAGGGAGAGATATTAGGAACCCCCACTACTGCCGGCACCAGCACCTTTACGGTCGAAGTCTCCGATTCCTCCAATCCCGTCACAACGTGCAAGCAAACTCTGACTATCCAAGTTTCCCTGGCGACACTCGCTGCCGGGCAATCAATTACTCTGACAACCAGCGGCGAGACAATTTTGGTCCCCTCTGGAACAATCATCAGGACAACAGGCGGTAGTACCGTAACGGTAAACGGAGATCAAAACGCCATCAACACATCCGTTGGTTCCATAGTGTCTGCTCCAACCAGCGCCACCGGTCCGGCTGACAATACTGTTATTGTCAAGTGA
- a CDS encoding DUF2281 domain-containing protein — translation MPRSATDLLDLSELPAPQRREVRDFVQFLLTRQAGAKKPAASYRFSDLCGTMAWKGDAVAAQRSLRDEW, via the coding sequence ATGCCACGTTCCGCAACCGATCTGCTTGATCTTTCCGAACTTCCTGCTCCTCAGCGTCGCGAGGTGCGGGATTTTGTCCAGTTTTTGCTTACCCGGCAGGCAGGCGCGAAAAAACCTGCGGCATCCTATCGTTTCAGCGATCTGTGCGGCACCATGGCCTGGAAGGGGGATGCTGTAGCTGCTCAACGGAGTCTGCGGGATGAGTGGTAA
- a CDS encoding type II toxin-antitoxin system VapC family toxin — protein sequence MSGKLRYVLDTNAVVSLLNGNRELATRLEAAEYVGISVVTYLEFLAFDGLTLNDRKSFKRFCSRIEIVPLVHNDELADSALTLRTQHRLKLPDAIIGATALCRKAIIITNDSHFSGIASLTVQSC from the coding sequence ATGAGTGGTAAACTACGCTATGTGCTCGACACCAATGCCGTTGTATCGCTTTTGAACGGCAACCGAGAACTGGCTACCCGGCTTGAAGCAGCGGAGTATGTCGGCATTTCGGTTGTTACCTACCTCGAATTTCTCGCTTTCGATGGCTTGACACTTAATGATCGGAAAAGTTTCAAGCGATTTTGCTCAAGGATCGAGATAGTTCCGCTTGTCCATAATGACGAACTCGCGGACAGTGCCTTGACATTGCGCACACAGCATCGACTGAAACTTCCCGATGCAATTATTGGCGCGACCGCTCTTTGTCGCAAAGCCATTATCATCACAAACGACTCTCATTTTTCCGGCATTGCATCCCTTACGGTTCAAAGCTGTTGA